TGTAGATCTGATCATCTTCATTCTTACGAAGTTTTCCCTTTCCATCTCTTCAAGTTTCATATTGATTGACTTGATTGTAGCTTGGAATCTAGGAATCATAATGTGCTCAAGAGAGTTTACTCTACGCTTGGTAGCTTCAATCTCATCAGCCAAAAGATAGATGGTCTTTTCGATTTCTCCCAATTCAATGATGTATTTCAAAGCGGTCTCGAATTTCTTAGCCGCTTCGTCCAATTGAATGGAAGTGTCGGATAAACCGTATCCTCTGTCAACTAAAGTTCTTGATTCCATTTCCATATCTGCGATAGGTACGGAAACTCCCATAATACTTCTTGAAGAAATGTCTACTTTAACAGATTCTTTAACAGATAAAGCTGCCCTTTGAACAGCCAAGTCACCCATTGTAATTTGAGCTTCGGTAAGTGCTTCGTAAGCTTGAGATAAATTAAGCTCAGCGTTTTCCCTTGCACCTTTAACTCTATCCAAGATGTCGAAGAACTCCTTAATCAAAGCGTCCCTTTTCTGTTTTAACAGACTGTGACCTTTGACTGCAAGTTTTTCCCTATCTTTAAGAGCCAATAGCTCCATACGGGTT
This genomic window from Methanobrevibacter sp. contains:
- a CDS encoding V-type ATP synthase subunit D; translation: MAEEILDGINPTRMELLALKDREKLAVKGHSLLKQKRDALIKEFFDILDRVKGARENAELNLSQAYEALTEAQITMGDLAVQRAALSVKESVKVDISSRSIMGVSVPIADMEMESRTLVDRGYGLSDTSIQLDEAAKKFETALKYIIELGEIEKTIYLLADEIEATKRRVNSLEHIMIPRFQATIKSINMKLEEMERENFVRMKMIRSTIEKNEAEALAKAQLKAAQNE